A portion of the Meriones unguiculatus strain TT.TT164.6M chromosome 11, Bangor_MerUng_6.1, whole genome shotgun sequence genome contains these proteins:
- the LOC110541500 gene encoding 2-oxoglutarate and iron-dependent oxygenase JMJD4 isoform X2, whose protein sequence is MDRETRTFAERHYRSLAGRVPGGDGPAPSSVTFIRAPDAFSYADFVKGFLLPNLPCVFSSAFTEAWGSRRRWVTPEGKPDFEYLLHKYGDVVVPVANCGVREYNSNPKEHMPFRDYISYWKEYNQGGCSSPRGCLYLKDWHLCRSPFHADIFRSFSWSVNICGRKKWLFFPPGQEEALRDCHGNLPYDVTSTELLDTHLYPRIQHNSRPLEVIQEAGEMLFVPSGWHHQVYNLDDTISINHNWVNGCNLANMWQFLQQELQAVQHEVREWKDSMPDWHHHCQVIMKSCTGINFEEFYHFLKVIAEKRFLVLRQGLKGDTGDSTSLGLGLQQAAFDVGRLADVLASVVAHPDFQRVDTSAFSTQPEELLQQLKDAVAAAEAL, encoded by the exons ATGGATCGGGAGACGCGCACCTTTGCCGAGCGGCACTACCGGAGCCTCGCCGGCAGAGTCCCCGGCGGCGACGGGCCCGCACCCAGCAGTGTGACCTTCATTCGGGCTCCAGACGCCTTCTCCTACGCCGACTTCGTCAAGGGCTTCCTGCTGCCTAACCTGCCCTGCGTGTTTTCCAGCGCCTTCACCGAGGCCTGGGGCAGCCGGCGGCGCTGGGTGACGCCGGAGGGAAAGCCTGACTTCGAGTACCTGCTGCACAAGTATG GAGACGTGGTTGTACCGGTTGCTAACTGTGGAGTGCGGGAATACAACTCAAACCCCAAGGAGCACATGCCCTTCCGTGACTATATCAGCTACTGGAAGGAGTACAACCAAGGAGGCTGCTCCTCTCCGCGGGGCTGTCTCTACCTCAAGGACTGGCACCTGTGCAG GTCTCCCTTCCATGCGGACATCTTCCGCTCCTTCAGCTGGTCAGTGAACATCTGTGGGAGGAAGAAATGGTTGTTCTTCCCGCCAGGGCAGGAGGAAGCCCTTCGGGACTGCCATGGTAACCTGCCCTATGATGTGACTTCCACTGAGCTCCTGGATACCCACCTGTACCCCAGGATCCAGCACAACAGCAGACCCCTTGAAGTCatacaggaggctggagagatgctgttTGTGCCCAGTGGGTGGCACCATCAAGTGTACAACCTG GACGACACCATCTCTATCAACCACAACTGGGTCAACGGCTGCAACCTGGCAAACATGTGGCAGTTCCTTCAGCAAGAACTCCAGGCAGTGCAGCACGAGGTCAGAGAATGGAAGGACTCCATGCCTGACtggcaccaccactgccag GTCATCATGAAGTCCTGCACGGGCATCAATTTTGAAGAATTTTACCATTTCCTCAAGGTCATTGCTGAAAAGAGATTCCTTGTTCTGAGGCAAGGGCTGAAGGGGGATACAGGGGACAGCACGAGCCTAGGACTGGGCCTACAACAGGCTGCCTTTGATGTTGGCCGCCTCGCAGATGTGTTGGCCTCTGTGGTTGCACATCCTGACTTTCAGAGAGTGGACACCAGCGCATTTTCGACGCAGCCCGAGGAACTGCTTCAGCAGCTCAAGGATGCTGTGGCTGCTGCAGAAGCCCTTTGA
- the LOC110541500 gene encoding 2-oxoglutarate and iron-dependent oxygenase JMJD4 isoform X1: protein MDRETRTFAERHYRSLAGRVPGGDGPAPSSVTFIRAPDAFSYADFVKGFLLPNLPCVFSSAFTEAWGSRRRWVTPEGKPDFEYLLHKYGDVVVPVANCGVREYNSNPKEHMPFRDYISYWKEYNQGGCSSPRGCLYLKDWHLCRDSLADDLEDIFTLPVYFSSDWLNEFWDVLHVDDYRFVYAGPRGTWSPFHADIFRSFSWSVNICGRKKWLFFPPGQEEALRDCHGNLPYDVTSTELLDTHLYPRIQHNSRPLEVIQEAGEMLFVPSGWHHQVYNLDDTISINHNWVNGCNLANMWQFLQQELQAVQHEVREWKDSMPDWHHHCQVIMKSCTGINFEEFYHFLKVIAEKRFLVLRQGLKGDTGDSTSLGLGLQQAAFDVGRLADVLASVVAHPDFQRVDTSAFSTQPEELLQQLKDAVAAAEAL, encoded by the exons ATGGATCGGGAGACGCGCACCTTTGCCGAGCGGCACTACCGGAGCCTCGCCGGCAGAGTCCCCGGCGGCGACGGGCCCGCACCCAGCAGTGTGACCTTCATTCGGGCTCCAGACGCCTTCTCCTACGCCGACTTCGTCAAGGGCTTCCTGCTGCCTAACCTGCCCTGCGTGTTTTCCAGCGCCTTCACCGAGGCCTGGGGCAGCCGGCGGCGCTGGGTGACGCCGGAGGGAAAGCCTGACTTCGAGTACCTGCTGCACAAGTATG GAGACGTGGTTGTACCGGTTGCTAACTGTGGAGTGCGGGAATACAACTCAAACCCCAAGGAGCACATGCCCTTCCGTGACTATATCAGCTACTGGAAGGAGTACAACCAAGGAGGCTGCTCCTCTCCGCGGGGCTGTCTCTACCTCAAGGACTGGCACCTGTGCAG AGACTCTCTGGCAGATGACTTAGAAGATATATTCACGCTGCCTGTGTACTTCTCATCAGACTGGCTGAATGAGTTCTGGGACGTCCTCCATGTGGATGACTACCGATTTGTCTATGCGGGCCCCCGGGGCACCTG GTCTCCCTTCCATGCGGACATCTTCCGCTCCTTCAGCTGGTCAGTGAACATCTGTGGGAGGAAGAAATGGTTGTTCTTCCCGCCAGGGCAGGAGGAAGCCCTTCGGGACTGCCATGGTAACCTGCCCTATGATGTGACTTCCACTGAGCTCCTGGATACCCACCTGTACCCCAGGATCCAGCACAACAGCAGACCCCTTGAAGTCatacaggaggctggagagatgctgttTGTGCCCAGTGGGTGGCACCATCAAGTGTACAACCTG GACGACACCATCTCTATCAACCACAACTGGGTCAACGGCTGCAACCTGGCAAACATGTGGCAGTTCCTTCAGCAAGAACTCCAGGCAGTGCAGCACGAGGTCAGAGAATGGAAGGACTCCATGCCTGACtggcaccaccactgccag GTCATCATGAAGTCCTGCACGGGCATCAATTTTGAAGAATTTTACCATTTCCTCAAGGTCATTGCTGAAAAGAGATTCCTTGTTCTGAGGCAAGGGCTGAAGGGGGATACAGGGGACAGCACGAGCCTAGGACTGGGCCTACAACAGGCTGCCTTTGATGTTGGCCGCCTCGCAGATGTGTTGGCCTCTGTGGTTGCACATCCTGACTTTCAGAGAGTGGACACCAGCGCATTTTCGACGCAGCCCGAGGAACTGCTTCAGCAGCTCAAGGATGCTGTGGCTGCTGCAGAAGCCCTTTGA